From a single Oceanobacillus kimchii X50 genomic region:
- a CDS encoding ABC transporter ATP-binding protein → MNLLTVNQLTKSYKGKTVVNHIDFKVPDNACVALIGPNGAGKTTTLKMLAGLLQPSSGEIIFHNRPIKGDFRNYIGYLPQYPTFYSWMTGYEFLVYCAKLCLLSPTAAKSRAKELLQKTGIYEAKDKRISSYSGGMKQRLGIAQAIIHQPKLLLLDEPVSSLDPIGRREILLLMEELKKDMSIFFSTHILRDAEEVSDELILLHQGKVIESGSISNLQDTYQTSMIRLEFQDSLEIYQEKVNKLSNVSDTYIEKNTLWVTAIDIPSAREEILLEAATHNWDLTNFSIDRASLEDMFMKAVNR, encoded by the coding sequence ATGAACTTGTTAACCGTAAATCAATTGACTAAATCATACAAAGGAAAAACTGTAGTTAACCATATTGATTTTAAAGTTCCGGACAACGCTTGTGTTGCATTAATTGGTCCTAACGGCGCCGGCAAAACGACTACGTTAAAAATGCTAGCAGGGCTCTTACAACCTAGTTCTGGCGAAATTATATTTCATAATCGACCTATAAAAGGAGATTTCCGAAATTATATTGGTTATCTACCTCAATACCCTACTTTTTATTCATGGATGACCGGATATGAATTTCTAGTATACTGTGCAAAACTTTGTCTTTTATCTCCAACAGCAGCGAAATCACGTGCTAAGGAACTTCTACAAAAAACCGGTATATATGAAGCTAAAGATAAAAGAATCTCTAGCTATTCAGGTGGCATGAAACAACGCCTTGGGATTGCTCAGGCAATAATTCATCAGCCAAAGTTGTTATTATTAGACGAGCCTGTATCTTCCCTGGATCCTATTGGTAGAAGAGAGATACTTTTGCTTATGGAAGAGCTAAAAAAAGATATGTCCATCTTTTTCTCTACTCATATTTTACGAGATGCTGAGGAAGTAAGTGACGAACTCATCCTTTTACATCAAGGAAAGGTTATTGAATCAGGTTCTATTAGTAACCTACAAGATACATATCAAACTTCTATGATTAGATTAGAATTTCAAGACAGCTTAGAAATATATCAAGAAAAAGTAAATAAGTTATCAAATGTATCCGACACTTATATTGAAAAAAATACACTGTGGGTAACAGCAATCGACATACCGTCTGCTCGAGAAGAAATATTATTAGAAGCAGCCACTCATAACTGGGACTTAACAAATTTTTCGATTGATAGAGCTTCTTTAGAGGACATGTTTATGAAGGCGGTGAACCGATAA
- a CDS encoding PLD nuclease N-terminal domain-containing protein produces the protein MEELLEYLPIILPFVIIQIILMIIALIDWSKNKESFDSMKLVWLIVIIFLNIFGPIIYFLFARRNNE, from the coding sequence ATGGAAGAATTATTAGAATACTTACCAATTATTTTACCTTTTGTTATCATTCAAATCATTCTAATGATTATTGCACTCATCGATTGGAGCAAGAACAAAGAATCATTCGATAGTATGAAACTAGTTTGGTTAATCGTAATTATATTTCTTAATATATTTGGTCCAATTATTTATTTTCTCTTTGCAAGGAGGAATAATGAATGA
- a CDS encoding ABC transporter permease, producing the protein MQWNTLFQKEVVENWRNKKWIWFPLVIILLSILDPVTNYFLPQILEAVGEMPEGMEFILPEYTVAEVVMMTLGQLSSLGVLVIVFSSMGIIANEHKSGVSQIILVKPIDHHSYVTAKWASLLLLVWVSWILGMLVSWYYIYLLYGPLSFNHMVQTIFFYGLWLSLVVTVVVFYNTFVKSQGLIAFLSIASLMILSALTQVFQSALKWSPIHLSDYIKLTIDQSPIHTDLIYTGIVTIIIIAILLLLSVILFRKQQLER; encoded by the coding sequence ATGCAATGGAACACTCTATTTCAGAAAGAAGTTGTAGAAAACTGGAGAAATAAAAAATGGATTTGGTTCCCACTTGTTATCATTTTATTATCGATTTTAGATCCAGTCACTAATTATTTCTTACCACAAATTTTAGAAGCAGTTGGTGAGATGCCTGAGGGTATGGAATTCATTTTACCTGAATATACAGTAGCAGAAGTAGTGATGATGACACTTGGTCAGCTCAGTAGCTTAGGAGTGTTAGTAATTGTTTTTTCGTCTATGGGAATTATTGCAAATGAACATAAAAGTGGTGTATCACAAATTATCTTAGTAAAGCCTATTGACCATCACTCATATGTAACTGCAAAATGGGCTTCTTTACTTTTACTAGTATGGGTCTCTTGGATATTAGGCATGCTTGTAAGTTGGTATTATATTTATTTGTTATACGGGCCGTTATCATTTAATCATATGGTACAAACTATCTTTTTCTATGGATTATGGTTATCTCTTGTTGTTACTGTAGTTGTTTTTTATAATACATTTGTAAAATCACAAGGTTTAATTGCGTTTCTATCCATTGCGAGTCTAATGATACTATCAGCTCTAACGCAAGTTTTTCAAAGTGCACTGAAATGGAGCCCTATTCATTTATCTGATTACATTAAACTAACTATTGACCAAAGTCCCATTCATACAGACCTTATATATACCGGTATAGTTACCATCATAATTATAGCTATATTACTGCTACTTTCAGTAATACTTTTTAGAAAACAACAATTAGAGAGATAA